The Vespa velutina chromosome 22, iVesVel2.1, whole genome shotgun sequence genome includes a window with the following:
- the LOC124956607 gene encoding uncharacterized protein LOC124956607 isoform X1 — translation MCWNHASNIRIEMPLSPTNHNISTDTTESVNPGTSVHVTSTCCTPPPSYHNINLPLGHHSTLPSDRGAPPSYEEAIDPNAPPPSYDSLFGRMREAHKVSKGVFDFLKNIIVLLVGTIGCTIILGVTIVVPICMMIIGALYLYDCPQGEYIPVYLLVGGGFGVFKQLLHLSARVRQRQEERDEERIRQSPTQTLINCFMLGWFIIGSMWVYKEYEPNYDPSLGKYCNKTLYLFAFWLITSVYICLGVITAGLCSISVASIAFQRPPPDLM, via the exons ATGTGTTGGAATCACGCATCAAACATTAGGATAGAAATGCCGTTGAGTCCAACGAATCATAATATATCTACCGACACTACAGAAAGTGTAAATCCTGGTACATCTGTTCATGTGACATCAACTTGCTGTACTCCACCTCCATCATATCATAACATTAATTTACCTCTTGGACATCATTCTACATTACCTAGTGATCGTGGTGCACCGCCTTCTTATGAAGAAGCCATAGATCCCAATG CACCTCCTCCTTCATATGATTCATTATTTGGTCGGATGAGGGAGGCGCATAAAGTCTCCAAAGGTGTATttgatttcttaaaaaatataatcgttcttCTTGTGGGTACAA TTGGATGCACTATTATTCTCGGTGTGACAATCGTAGTTCCAATATGCATGATGATCATTGGAGCATTGTACCTTTACGACTGTCCACAGGGTGAATACATACCCGTTTATTTATTAGTAGGTGGAGGATTTGGtgtatttaaacaattattacatttatctgCACGTGTAAGACAGcgacaagaagaaagagatgaagaaaggATTAGACAGTCGCCAACACAAACATTGATCAATTGCTTCATGCTGGGCTGGTTTATCATTG GTTCCATGTGGGTATATAAGGAATACGAACCAAATTATGATCCATCCCTTGGCAAATATTGCAACaaaactttatatttatttgcctTTTGGTTGATAACCTCTGTCTATATATGTCTGGGTGTTATAACAGCCGGTCTTTGCAGTATTTCTGTAGCCAGTATTGCGTTCCAAAGGCCACCGCCTGATCTTatgtaa
- the LOC124956607 gene encoding transmembrane protein 272-like isoform X2 → MPLSPTNHNISTDTTESVNPGTSVHVTSTCCTPPPSYHNINLPLGHHSTLPSDRGAPPSYEEAIDPNAPPPSYDSLFGRMREAHKVSKGVFDFLKNIIVLLVGTIGCTIILGVTIVVPICMMIIGALYLYDCPQGEYIPVYLLVGGGFGVFKQLLHLSARVRQRQEERDEERIRQSPTQTLINCFMLGWFIIGSMWVYKEYEPNYDPSLGKYCNKTLYLFAFWLITSVYICLGVITAGLCSISVASIAFQRPPPDLM, encoded by the exons ATGCCGTTGAGTCCAACGAATCATAATATATCTACCGACACTACAGAAAGTGTAAATCCTGGTACATCTGTTCATGTGACATCAACTTGCTGTACTCCACCTCCATCATATCATAACATTAATTTACCTCTTGGACATCATTCTACATTACCTAGTGATCGTGGTGCACCGCCTTCTTATGAAGAAGCCATAGATCCCAATG CACCTCCTCCTTCATATGATTCATTATTTGGTCGGATGAGGGAGGCGCATAAAGTCTCCAAAGGTGTATttgatttcttaaaaaatataatcgttcttCTTGTGGGTACAA TTGGATGCACTATTATTCTCGGTGTGACAATCGTAGTTCCAATATGCATGATGATCATTGGAGCATTGTACCTTTACGACTGTCCACAGGGTGAATACATACCCGTTTATTTATTAGTAGGTGGAGGATTTGGtgtatttaaacaattattacatttatctgCACGTGTAAGACAGcgacaagaagaaagagatgaagaaaggATTAGACAGTCGCCAACACAAACATTGATCAATTGCTTCATGCTGGGCTGGTTTATCATTG GTTCCATGTGGGTATATAAGGAATACGAACCAAATTATGATCCATCCCTTGGCAAATATTGCAACaaaactttatatttatttgcctTTTGGTTGATAACCTCTGTCTATATATGTCTGGGTGTTATAACAGCCGGTCTTTGCAGTATTTCTGTAGCCAGTATTGCGTTCCAAAGGCCACCGCCTGATCTTatgtaa